The DNA window AGGGCATTGAATGCACCATTGAATATTCATGGAGACCATTCGGATGTTATGGGAGCAAGAGATGCAGGATGGATTCAATTGTTTTGCGAAGATTCGCAGGAAATTTATGATTCTACTATTCAAGCCATAAAAATTTCTGAGAACAAGGATGTTTTGACACCTGTGATGGTTATTATGGATGGCTTCAACACCTCTCATTCTGTGGAAATATGGGACATAGAAGAGGATGAAAAAGTTAAGGAATATATTGGAGAATATACGCCTAAATATCCGCTTTTAGATGTGTCCAGAAAACTTACATACGGTGCATGGGCTCCACCACCTGAGTACTTCGAACACAAGGTAAGCCAGCTCGCTGGCATGGTTCATGCAAAACCTGTTGTTAAAAAAATAGGTAAAGAATTTGGAAAGGTGTTCGGAAGAAGTTATGATTATTTTGAGTCTTATAAGTTAGATGATGCAGAATACGCTATCGTTATGATGGGTTCGGCAGCAGGTACTGCAAAGGATGTAGTGGATGTCTTGAGAGAAAATGGGATTAAAGCAGGGCTTTTGAAAATCAGGATGTTCAGGCCATTTCCTGCCGATGAGATAAAAGAAGCTTTGGGCAATGTAAAAGTAGTTGCCACTTTAGATAGGGTAATATCTGCCGGAGCTTATGGCTCTCCTTTATTTAACGAAGTTCGTTCTGCTCTATACGATGTTCCCAAAAGGCCTATTGTTGTAGATTATATATACGGATTGGGAGGAAGGGATACTCAACCGAAGCATTTTAAGGCAGTTTACGAAAGCCTACAAAGGATTGCTA is part of the Deltaproteobacteria bacterium genome and encodes:
- the porA gene encoding pyruvate ferredoxin oxidoreductase gives rise to the protein RALNAPLNIHGDHSDVMGARDAGWIQLFCEDSQEIYDSTIQAIKISENKDVLTPVMVIMDGFNTSHSVEIWDIEEDEKVKEYIGEYTPKYPLLDVSRKLTYGAWAPPPEYFEHKVSQLAGMVHAKPVVKKIGKEFGKVFGRSYDYFESYKLDDAEYAIVMMGSAAGTAKDVVDVLRENGIKAGLLKIRMFRPFPADEIKEALGNVKVVATLDRVISAGAYGSPLFNEVRSALYDVPKRPIVVDYIYGLGGRDTQPKHFKAVYESLQRIAKTGKIEKVLDFINIRGKWGE